The following proteins are encoded in a genomic region of [Eubacterium] hominis:
- a CDS encoding TetR/AcrR family transcriptional regulator yields the protein MQKREELTQQTKQNLREAFWSLYIQKPIEKITVKEITDIAGYNRGTFYLYYKDTYDLLAKIEQELLEVVDALITQWLENDALHNLPDHMEHLMELAQTYSSYMGVLLSDQGDPKFASQLKEILKPLIACWLQIDDTNKESSLLCEFYLSGLLSVISIWLCEEKDLDIEQFVQFIISHIFSITNINSSLVTR from the coding sequence ATGCAAAAACGTGAGGAATTGACACAGCAGACGAAGCAAAATTTAAGGGAAGCTTTTTGGTCATTATATATTCAAAAACCGATTGAAAAAATCACTGTAAAAGAGATTACAGATATTGCAGGATATAATCGTGGTACCTTTTATCTATATTATAAAGATACCTATGATTTACTTGCCAAGATTGAACAGGAATTGTTGGAAGTAGTGGATGCCTTAATTACACAATGGCTAGAAAATGATGCCCTACATAACCTTCCAGATCATATGGAACATTTGATGGAATTGGCGCAAACATATTCTTCTTATATGGGTGTTTTATTGAGTGATCAAGGGGATCCAAAATTTGCGTCACAGTTGAAAGAAATATTAAAACCATTAATTGCCTGTTGGCTGCAGATTGATGATACAAACAAGGAATCCTCACTGCTATGTGAATTTTATTTATCTGGTTTATTGTCAGTGATCTCTATTTGGCTTTGTGAAGAGAAGGATTTAGATATTGAGCAGTTTGTACAGTTTATTATTTCACATATATTTTCGATAACGAATATTAATTCAAGTCTTGTTACTAGGTAG
- a CDS encoding helix-turn-helix transcriptional regulator — protein MLNENIKAIRKSKGLSQEELAIKLNVVRQTISKWEQGLSVPDADMLISISEIFETPVSTLLGENIIETKADDLKVISEKLEIINLQLANRKMTKQKLLHWLFISLGIVIMIVFIILFISHSPYLNWDYSNPETSVMGVVLHAFEWLFVRVAPLLLIGAIAGVYFTRKLSNQENN, from the coding sequence ATGCTAAATGAAAATATCAAAGCAATCAGAAAATCCAAAGGACTTTCACAAGAAGAACTTGCAATCAAGTTAAATGTTGTAAGACAGACTATTTCAAAATGGGAACAGGGTTTGTCAGTGCCAGATGCCGATATGTTAATTTCCATATCAGAGATATTTGAAACACCTGTCAGCACATTGCTTGGAGAAAATATTATTGAAACAAAAGCTGATGATTTAAAAGTGATTTCTGAGAAACTTGAAATTATAAACCTGCAATTGGCAAATAGAAAAATGACGAAACAAAAACTATTACATTGGTTATTTATTTCATTAGGAATAGTGATTATGATTGTTTTTATCATCCTATTTATATCTCACAGTCCCTATTTAAATTGGGATTACAGCAATCCTGAAACTTCAGTGATGGGAGTTGTATTACATGCCTTTGAATGGCTTTTTGTCAGAGTAGCACCACTTCTTTTGATTGGCGCAATTGCCGGAGTTTACTTCACACGAAAGTTATCTAATCAAGAAAACAATTAA
- a CDS encoding glycoside hydrolase family 1 protein, giving the protein MKDKKTFPESFLWGASTSAFQIEGAYLEDGKGLSTTDCRNVPEGIADGKVASDHYHHVDEDLQLMKDLGIQIYRFSFNWARIMPDGKHVNEKGLQFYDHIIDTCIKNGIIPFPTLYHFEMPQALVDAYGGWKSRECIDDYVNYASICFKRWKDQVPYWATINEQLIASAASDLNGNKESSQKIKDMYQMSYHMSLAEKKAMKLLKQISPNTKVGVVCSMQVIYPASSKPEDIQAAYDAQDMLQNMLLDMSVYGRYPQRVTHYLKENELYPITEVQDEEILTSSKPDFIGVNYYASNCVKAKDITEDESKLPPFYRNQLFSMASNEHLKKTKWMEFGIDPKGLEIGIQQLFERYHLPVMITENGLAYSDELKDGKIEDDYRIEYLKEHMEVCHDLIKQGYPLFGYCPWSLIDVLSSHQGFAKRYGLIYIDRSDTDVKECKRIPKNSFYWYQKTIKENAI; this is encoded by the coding sequence ATGAAAGATAAAAAAACATTTCCAGAATCATTTCTTTGGGGCGCAAGTACAAGTGCATTTCAAATTGAAGGAGCTTATCTGGAAGATGGAAAAGGATTATCCACAACGGATTGTCGAAATGTTCCTGAGGGTATTGCAGATGGTAAAGTCGCAAGTGATCATTATCATCATGTAGATGAGGACTTACAGTTGATGAAGGATTTAGGAATCCAAATATATCGTTTTTCATTCAACTGGGCAAGAATTATGCCAGATGGGAAACATGTGAATGAAAAAGGTCTGCAGTTTTATGATCATATCATTGATACCTGTATAAAGAATGGAATCATTCCCTTCCCAACACTTTACCACTTTGAAATGCCGCAAGCATTAGTAGATGCTTATGGAGGGTGGAAATCAAGAGAGTGCATTGATGATTACGTTAATTATGCTAGTATATGTTTTAAAAGATGGAAAGATCAGGTACCTTATTGGGCAACGATCAATGAACAATTGATTGCAAGTGCAGCATCAGATTTAAATGGGAATAAAGAAAGCAGTCAAAAAATAAAAGATATGTATCAAATGAGTTATCACATGTCATTGGCTGAGAAAAAAGCTATGAAGCTTTTGAAACAAATATCTCCAAATACCAAAGTTGGTGTTGTTTGTTCGATGCAGGTCATTTATCCAGCATCATCAAAACCAGAGGATATTCAGGCCGCATATGATGCACAGGATATGCTGCAGAATATGTTATTGGATATGAGTGTTTATGGAAGATACCCACAACGGGTTACACATTATCTTAAAGAGAATGAATTATATCCAATCACAGAAGTACAGGATGAAGAAATATTAACATCATCAAAACCTGACTTTATCGGTGTAAATTATTATGCCAGCAACTGCGTAAAAGCAAAAGATATCACAGAAGATGAAAGTAAACTGCCACCATTTTATCGCAATCAATTATTCTCTATGGCATCTAATGAACATCTAAAGAAAACCAAATGGATGGAGTTTGGCATTGACCCAAAAGGACTTGAAATTGGTATCCAGCAATTATTTGAACGTTATCATCTTCCTGTAATGATTACGGAAAACGGGCTGGCTTATTCTGATGAACTAAAAGATGGAAAGATAGAGGATGATTATAGAATTGAATATCTAAAAGAACATATGGAAGTATGTCATGATTTGATCAAACAGGGATATCCATTGTTTGGATACTGCCCATGGTCACTTATTGATGTATTGAGTTCTCATCAAGGGTTTGCGAAACGCTATGGTTTAATCTATATCGATCGAAGCGACACAGATGTTAAAGAATGCAAAAGAATACCAAAAAATAGTTTTTACTGGTATCAAAAAACAATCAAAGAAAACGCAATTTGA
- a CDS encoding helix-turn-helix transcriptional regulator: MIFADKLTQLRKKAGWSQEELAEQMNVTRQSVSKWEGAQSVPDLEKMIRLSELFGVSTDYLLKDEIEDEECTIPTDEVSKLRRVSMEEANAFLSVKATTSKSIALATFLCIISPICLLILGTISEVPKYSLRDDVAGGIGMIVLLLLVTIAVALFISSGRKTAAYDYLEKETFETAYGVRGMVSERKAQYNEVYTRNNIIGTGLCIMALIPLFGGAIFNDENELLLIIMLSASLVIVGIGVVFFIHSGIIWASYEKLLQEGDYSKEKKEKQSATTAISVVYWSIVTAVYLGYSFSTNNWGYSWIIWVVAAVVFPAIVAISNSLGKRK, encoded by the coding sequence ATGATTTTTGCAGATAAATTAACACAGCTTCGCAAGAAAGCAGGTTGGTCACAAGAGGAATTAGCTGAACAAATGAATGTTACAAGACAGTCCGTTTCAAAATGGGAAGGTGCCCAATCTGTTCCAGACCTTGAGAAAATGATTAGACTTTCAGAGTTATTTGGCGTAAGTACAGACTATTTGCTTAAAGATGAAATTGAAGATGAGGAATGTACCATACCAACTGATGAAGTATCAAAACTAAGGCGGGTATCTATGGAAGAAGCAAACGCCTTTCTTTCTGTCAAAGCTACAACATCAAAATCAATAGCATTGGCAACTTTTTTGTGTATTATATCACCTATATGTCTGTTAATATTAGGAACGATTAGCGAAGTTCCAAAATATAGTTTGAGAGATGATGTGGCTGGAGGAATTGGAATGATTGTTTTACTTCTTCTTGTCACGATAGCAGTTGCTTTGTTTATTTCAAGTGGTAGAAAAACCGCAGCATATGATTATTTAGAAAAAGAAACTTTTGAAACTGCATATGGCGTTCGTGGAATGGTTTCAGAACGGAAAGCACAATACAATGAAGTATATACAAGAAATAACATAATTGGCACTGGTCTTTGTATAATGGCACTCATCCCTCTTTTTGGAGGAGCAATTTTCAATGATGAAAATGAATTACTGCTAATAATTATGCTTTCTGCTTCTTTAGTTATCGTAGGTATTGGTGTAGTTTTCTTTATCCATAGCGGAATCATATGGGCAAGCTATGAAAAGCTTTTACAAGAGGGCGATTATTCAAAGGAGAAAAAGGAAAAGCAATCAGCCACAACGGCTATTTCGGTTGTATATTGGTCAATTGTTACTGCTGTATATTTAGGATATAGCTTTTCTACAAATAATTGGGGATATAGTTGGATTATTTGGGTAGTTGCGGCTGTAGTATTCCCTGCTATTGTTGCGATTTCTAATTCGCTTGGTAAACGCAAATGA
- a CDS encoding DUF2000 domain-containing protein, which produces MENMKCVMVIDEALPLGIAMNTAAVLGISLGKKIPDCVGVDVKDQDGIMHAGTIQIPVPVLKMNSEDLKELVEKVKNDELITMLDFTDVAQGCKVYEEYIERSAAHKTNEFTYFGIALYGDKKRMNKYTGSLPLYR; this is translated from the coding sequence ATGGAAAACATGAAATGTGTTATGGTGATTGATGAGGCGTTGCCACTTGGTATCGCAATGAATACAGCAGCAGTATTGGGGATTTCTTTAGGTAAAAAGATACCAGATTGTGTTGGTGTTGATGTAAAAGATCAGGATGGTATTATGCATGCAGGTACGATTCAGATACCTGTGCCAGTGCTGAAAATGAACAGCGAAGATTTAAAAGAATTGGTTGAAAAAGTAAAAAATGATGAATTGATTACGATGTTAGATTTCACAGATGTTGCGCAAGGATGTAAAGTATATGAAGAATATATTGAACGTAGTGCAGCACACAAAACTAACGAATTTACTTACTTTGGTATCGCATTATATGGTGATAAAAAACGTATGAATAAGTACACAGGCTCTTTACCATTATATCGTTAA
- a CDS encoding helix-turn-helix transcriptional regulator translates to MDYGKVTLNIEKILKEKSISKNRLCKDLDILRPNLNRYCRNQFQRIDAGLICKLCYYLNCSIDELITYESPRKENEDK, encoded by the coding sequence ATGGACTATGGGAAAGTCACGCTTAACATTGAAAAAATACTAAAAGAAAAAAGTATTAGTAAAAACAGATTATGTAAGGATCTTGATATATTACGTCCTAATTTAAATAGATATTGTCGTAACCAATTTCAAAGAATTGACGCTGGTTTGATTTGTAAGTTATGTTATTACTTAAATTGTTCAATTGATGAGTTGATTACATATGAATCACCTCGTAAAGAAAATGAAGATAAATAA
- a CDS encoding DMT family transporter codes for MKEKQGHFAALFTIFVWGTTFIATKLLLGYFAPVEILFIRFFMGYIALWLAYPKVFSIDRSREKYFIFAGICGVTLYFLLENIALTYTLASNVGVIVAISPCFTALFSWLLHQDDKPNKLFFIGFLFAILGVYLISTNGQSILEIHPTGDLLALLAAMVWALYSICTKKISEFGYGTIPMTRRIFFYGLLFMIPALFLFGFDVSMSDFMHIEVIFNLIFLGLGASAICFVSWNFALKKLGSIKCSTYIYLVPVITVVTSMIVLKEKVTIMTWIGMILTLAGLMLSQRKKGIEDGKHEMCYGD; via the coding sequence ATGAAAGAAAAACAAGGACATTTCGCAGCGTTATTCACTATCTTTGTATGGGGCACAACGTTTATCGCTACTAAACTTTTACTAGGCTATTTTGCCCCTGTAGAAATACTATTCATTCGCTTTTTTATGGGATATATTGCATTATGGCTTGCTTATCCTAAAGTATTTTCCATTGATCGTTCAAGAGAAAAATATTTTATCTTCGCAGGTATCTGTGGGGTTACTTTATATTTTTTATTAGAAAATATCGCATTGACATATACACTTGCGAGTAATGTTGGTGTTATTGTAGCCATTTCTCCATGTTTTACAGCTTTATTCTCATGGCTGCTTCATCAGGATGATAAACCAAATAAGCTATTCTTTATCGGATTTCTATTCGCAATCCTTGGTGTCTATCTCATAAGTACCAATGGACAATCGATTTTAGAAATACATCCAACAGGAGATTTATTAGCACTTTTAGCCGCCATGGTATGGGCATTATATTCCATATGTACAAAGAAAATCAGTGAATTTGGATATGGGACCATTCCTATGACAAGAAGAATTTTCTTTTATGGCTTATTATTTATGATACCAGCCTTATTCCTATTTGGATTTGATGTGTCGATGTCAGATTTTATGCATATAGAAGTTATCTTTAATCTGATTTTCCTTGGATTAGGTGCTTCTGCCATATGTTTTGTTTCTTGGAACTTTGCATTAAAAAAGCTTGGTTCTATCAAATGCTCCACATATATCTATCTGGTTCCAGTGATTACCGTTGTGACCTCTATGATCGTATTAAAAGAAAAGGTTACGATTATGACCTGGATCGGTATGATATTAACACTTGCAGGATTGATGTTGTCACAAAGAAAGAAGGGTATAGAAGATGGAAAACATGAAATGTGTTATGGTGATTGA
- a CDS encoding MurR/RpiR family transcriptional regulator — protein MAMQTPVLSLLLREINVTNKKGSSYDIAKALMQHYHEIPSLTIHELADTCFISSASLSRFIRMLGFDHYTEFRNACQKEIGIEVDYSKEVSKASIDDMRPILKHYTENIKNNIDFTFQQLDFKQLERITKKMFEAKEMAFFGLEFATLLGQHFQVKMASMNKLVRLGLTYEEQKVIAANLHEGALVFVASLEGGYFYRNDEVMEILKEKHVTIVAMTMNENTKLMKDVDEILICNKENSNTEGRITLLYMIEILLMYYFVNYQMYNI, from the coding sequence ATGGCAATGCAGACACCCGTACTTTCATTATTATTACGTGAAATCAATGTGACAAACAAGAAAGGAAGCTCTTATGATATCGCAAAAGCTTTGATGCAGCATTATCATGAAATTCCAAGTCTGACAATTCATGAACTGGCAGATACATGTTTTATATCATCAGCTTCACTATCAAGATTTATCAGAATGCTTGGCTTTGATCATTATACAGAATTTAGAAATGCATGCCAAAAAGAAATTGGAATAGAAGTTGACTATTCAAAAGAAGTATCAAAAGCAAGTATTGATGATATGCGGCCTATTTTAAAACACTATACTGAGAATATAAAAAATAATATTGATTTTACATTTCAACAGCTTGATTTTAAACAGTTGGAGCGTATTACAAAAAAGATGTTTGAAGCAAAAGAAATGGCGTTTTTCGGATTAGAATTTGCGACATTGCTCGGTCAGCACTTTCAAGTAAAGATGGCAAGTATGAATAAACTTGTCAGACTTGGATTAACATATGAGGAACAAAAGGTGATTGCAGCTAATCTTCATGAAGGAGCACTGGTATTTGTGGCTTCATTAGAAGGCGGCTACTTCTATCGTAATGATGAAGTCATGGAAATATTAAAGGAAAAACATGTGACGATTGTCGCAATGACAATGAATGAAAATACAAAGCTAATGAAAGATGTAGATGAAATCTTGATTTGTAATAAAGAAAACAGCAATACAGAAGGTAGAATTACATTACTATATATGATTGAAATTTTATTAATGTATTATTTTGTAAATTATCAAATGTATAATATCTAA
- a CDS encoding helix-turn-helix transcriptional regulator yields the protein MNQEKIGSFLSDCRKEKGLTQTQLAEILGVSDKSISRWENGKTMPDLSLYEPLCETLGIQISELLYARKMSDTEKKEQGEKSAWNVFMTKSQLETFGILTELLILIGILITITLTKMLAVTPLQIFITMLCGCFVWGFGLVLRVKIRKTIIALEKQ from the coding sequence ATGAATCAAGAAAAAATTGGTAGCTTTCTATCAGATTGTAGAAAAGAAAAAGGATTAACACAAACGCAGCTTGCTGAAATATTAGGTGTCAGTGATAAGTCTATTTCAAGATGGGAAAATGGGAAAACGATGCCAGATCTATCATTATATGAGCCTTTGTGTGAAACGCTTGGTATACAAATATCAGAATTATTATATGCAAGGAAAATGAGTGATACTGAAAAGAAAGAACAAGGTGAAAAATCTGCATGGAATGTTTTTATGACAAAATCACAACTTGAAACATTTGGGATTTTAACAGAACTTTTGATTTTAATTGGGATCCTAATTACGATTACACTCACAAAGATGTTGGCGGTAACACCTCTACAAATCTTCATCACAATGCTATGTGGATGTTTTGTATGGGGGTTTGGTTTAGTTCTAAGAGTTAAGATTAGAAAAACTATTATAGCGTTAGAAAAACAATAG
- a CDS encoding ABC transporter ATP-binding protein has translation MAYIEFRDVVKEYHTEGASIKALDGANFIVEKGELAVILGASGAGKTTALNILGGMDSASSGHVIIDGKDITSYKKKELVLYRRNDIGFVFQFYNLVPNLTVLENVELAAHTCKDSLNAVDTLEKVGLKERLNNFPSQLSGGEQQRVSIARAIAKNPKLLLCDEPTGALDYDTGKQILQLLQDTCRKEGMTVILITHNSALAPMADRLIRFKNGKVLEEKIQKNPIPIAKIEW, from the coding sequence ATGGCATATATTGAATTTCGGGATGTAGTAAAAGAATATCATACAGAAGGGGCTTCCATTAAAGCATTAGATGGCGCAAATTTTATAGTAGAGAAAGGGGAATTGGCAGTCATATTGGGCGCAAGTGGTGCTGGTAAAACAACAGCATTAAATATATTAGGTGGTATGGATAGCGCAAGTAGTGGTCATGTGATTATTGATGGGAAAGATATCACATCATATAAGAAAAAAGAACTGGTATTATATCGTAGGAATGATATTGGATTTGTATTCCAATTTTATAATTTAGTACCTAATCTGACCGTGTTAGAAAATGTAGAACTTGCGGCGCATACATGTAAAGATTCCTTAAATGCAGTTGACACATTAGAAAAAGTTGGTTTAAAAGAGCGCTTGAATAATTTTCCTTCTCAATTATCTGGTGGGGAACAACAACGTGTATCCATTGCACGGGCAATCGCAAAAAATCCAAAGCTTTTGTTATGTGATGAACCAACTGGGGCCTTGGATTATGATACAGGAAAACAGATTTTACAGCTGCTACAGGATACTTGTCGAAAAGAAGGCATGACTGTGATTTTAATCACACATAATTCCGCATTAGCGCCAATGGCTGATCGATTAATAAGATTTAAAAATGGTAAAGTATTGGAAGAAAAGATACAAAAAAATCCAATACCAATTGCGAAAATTGAGTGGTGA
- a CDS encoding FtsX-like permease family protein: MNKAYWQDIWRTIVKSKKRFISILIITMLGVTMLTGLRAGCVDLRNSADDFYDKQKLYDIQVVSTLGLEDEDISALSNIDEIDQIVGSYSETHILEVQDKKQSIQLNAITKSGINEPYVLDGSLPQNTEEIAVSEKFLRNSGKKIGDIITFSDDDSKLKYQTFTISGVILDAMNISVDEGATSFRSTSNVDDTFYVQLDAFDYDVYTSLYMTLKGSRDSRSYSDTYKQMVHEVMEKIEKSIKTDRENARYQKVVDDAWKQYDKNKDQMDNEFSKGDEKLASAREELENGRIQLQKGWQELQANEQLLQEQSQTLDDEMTNAYTKLQNGFTQLDIGKQKLDEAMKQVQDGEVQLTKAKDDLKTQQDDTLIKLDQKQKEIKAQIIDLKSALQALSTQETSLSTRLQNWPQYEWETYIDAVQQAYQKIAQLQLQIQALSQQQSDDAKQQIEALTITIQMLQETLSQQYELQQQQLLSALSIQIELVKEQLEAQLKALDITSSGYETQKQIIENQIQVLETLPQATLALGIQKGQIQANLQVISNLETQLLSQKEQAVAGFSQGFSTIQEKEKQLQDGKEKTLAGYQKLYETQSLLEDSQMNLKQQQALAIQKLNNAKQQLESGKQQLLESEIQLQDGEKELSVQQHNYDKQKEEAQKKLAEGKADIEKIDKATWYVQDRNAMDSYTSVESDASSIETVGTAFPIIFLIVAILISLTTITRMVEEERGLIGTYKALGFSDMSIYSKYLIYAFSACFIGGILGDVCGFWLLPKFLFTIFQVLYKIPEYQISFDFIYGVGGVLLFVVGIMLATIIACRLELSQMPAVLMRPKAPRAGSRVILEYIPMIWKRLSFLNKVTMRNLFRFKKRMFMTIGGIMGCTALILCGFAIKDSVNELMPEQYEKIYQYDFMSVVASEEYESMKKELVEDQNIKDLIGIHMDNVKVKSKQDGQEESVSMMVIPNGESIEGYIGLKDTNGKAIALNDGIYITENVSTVLGFDKHDHIFIQNMDLIEQDVEVQKIVQNYLGNMVYMNQKTYESLFGKYEGNGYLAHFKDGYEKQTQFVETFSKKDHVLSAVSVKALRDQFSDAFTLINAVVYLITFMAAGLAFVVLFTLSTTNISERERELATIKVLGFFDKEVHLYVNKETVILTGIGILCGLPLGRVLSGMLTSALKMPSIHFAVTVYPVSYLYAALLSLCFALIVNFMTNRTLNQIDMVEALKSIE, encoded by the coding sequence ATGAATAAAGCATATTGGCAAGATATTTGGCGGACAATCGTTAAAAGTAAAAAACGATTTATTTCTATTCTGATTATCACGATGCTGGGAGTCACAATGCTCACAGGACTTCGTGCGGGCTGTGTGGATTTACGTAATTCAGCAGATGATTTTTATGATAAGCAAAAACTTTATGATATTCAGGTGGTATCTACCTTGGGTTTAGAAGATGAAGATATTTCAGCACTTTCTAATATTGATGAAATTGATCAGATTGTGGGCAGCTATTCTGAAACACATATATTAGAGGTACAGGATAAAAAACAAAGTATTCAATTGAATGCCATCACAAAATCAGGAATCAATGAACCATATGTTTTGGATGGAAGTTTACCGCAAAATACGGAAGAAATTGCGGTTAGTGAAAAGTTTTTACGTAATTCAGGTAAAAAGATCGGTGATATCATCACTTTTTCGGATGATGATTCTAAATTAAAGTACCAAACATTCACAATCAGTGGCGTGATCTTAGATGCAATGAATATCAGTGTTGATGAAGGAGCAACATCTTTTCGTTCTACTTCCAATGTCGATGATACGTTTTATGTACAATTAGATGCATTTGATTATGATGTTTATACATCACTGTATATGACATTAAAAGGCAGCAGGGATTCAAGAAGTTATAGTGATACATATAAACAAATGGTTCATGAAGTGATGGAAAAGATTGAGAAAAGTATAAAAACAGATCGTGAAAACGCAAGATATCAAAAGGTTGTAGACGATGCATGGAAACAATATGATAAAAATAAAGATCAGATGGACAATGAATTTTCTAAAGGAGATGAAAAACTGGCATCTGCTCGTGAAGAACTGGAAAATGGGCGAATACAGTTACAAAAAGGATGGCAGGAGTTACAGGCTAATGAACAACTTCTTCAGGAACAATCCCAAACACTTGATGATGAAATGACAAATGCTTACACAAAACTTCAGAATGGTTTCACACAGTTAGATATAGGGAAACAAAAGCTAGATGAGGCAATGAAGCAAGTGCAGGATGGGGAAGTTCAACTGACAAAGGCAAAAGATGATTTAAAAACACAACAGGATGATACATTGATAAAACTTGATCAAAAACAAAAGGAGATAAAAGCACAGATCATAGATTTGAAAAGCGCTTTACAAGCTTTATCTACGCAGGAAACTTCTTTATCTACTAGATTACAAAATTGGCCACAGTATGAATGGGAAACATATATTGATGCTGTTCAGCAAGCATATCAGAAAATAGCGCAACTACAGCTTCAAATACAAGCATTATCCCAACAACAAAGTGATGATGCAAAACAACAAATAGAAGCATTAACGATTACCATACAGATGCTACAAGAAACATTATCACAACAATATGAACTTCAACAGCAGCAGTTACTATCTGCATTATCCATACAGATAGAACTAGTGAAGGAGCAATTAGAAGCACAATTAAAGGCATTGGATATCACATCATCAGGTTATGAAACACAGAAACAAATAATCGAAAATCAGATACAAGTATTAGAAACATTACCACAAGCAACACTTGCTTTAGGCATACAAAAAGGACAAATACAGGCGAATTTACAGGTGATATCAAATCTGGAAACACAGTTGCTTTCACAGAAGGAACAAGCAGTGGCAGGTTTTTCACAAGGTTTTTCCACAATACAGGAAAAAGAAAAACAGCTACAGGATGGCAAGGAAAAAACACTGGCAGGTTATCAGAAATTATACGAAACGCAAAGTTTATTAGAAGATTCCCAGATGAACTTGAAACAGCAGCAGGCACTCGCTATTCAGAAATTAAATAACGCAAAACAACAATTAGAATCAGGGAAACAACAGCTATTAGAAAGTGAAATACAATTACAAGATGGCGAAAAAGAACTGTCTGTACAACAGCATAATTATGATAAACAAAAAGAAGAAGCACAGAAAAAGCTTGCGGAAGGAAAGGCCGATATTGAAAAAATAGATAAAGCAACATGGTATGTACAAGACCGTAATGCAATGGATTCTTATACCTCAGTAGAAAGTGATGCATCTTCTATTGAAACTGTAGGAACAGCTTTTCCTATCATCTTTTTAATCGTCGCAATTTTAATATCTTTAACCACTATTACCCGTATGGTTGAAGAAGAACGTGGCTTGATTGGAACTTACAAAGCACTCGGTTTTTCTGATATGTCGATTTACAGTAAGTATTTAATATATGCATTCTCTGCCTGTTTCATAGGTGGAATTTTAGGAGATGTTTGCGGCTTTTGGCTATTGCCAAAGTTTCTGTTTACAATTTTTCAGGTTCTATATAAAATACCAGAATATCAGATAAGCTTTGATTTCATATATGGTGTAGGTGGGGTCTTGTTATTTGTTGTTGGTATTATGCTTGCGACAATTATCGCATGTCGATTAGAACTATCACAAATGCCCGCAGTATTGATGCGACCAAAAGCACCACGTGCTGGTTCAAGGGTGATTTTGGAATATATTCCAATGATATGGAAACGTTTATCTTTCCTGAATAAGGTCACTATGCGTAATCTGTTTCGATTTAAAAAACGTATGTTTATGACAATTGGCGGTATTATGGGGTGCACTGCCTTGATTCTATGTGGCTTTGCGATTAAGGACTCTGTAAATGAACTTATGCCAGAACAATATGAAAAAATCTATCAATATGATTTTATGAGTGTTGTAGCTAGTGAAGAATATGAATCCATGAAAAAAGAACTTGTAGAAGATCAAAATATAAAAGATCTGATTGGTATACATATGGATAATGTGAAAGTAAAATCAAAACAGGATGGTCAGGAAGAAAGTGTTTCTATGATGGTCATTCCTAATGGAGAAAGTATAGAAGGATATATTGGCTTAAAGGATACAAATGGTAAAGCTATAGCATTAAATGATGGAATATACATCACTGAAAATGTTTCTACTGTACTTGGTTTTGATAAACATGACCATATTTTTATTCAAAATATGGATTTGATTGAACAGGACGTTGAGGTACAGAAAATCGTACAAAATTACCTGGGAAATATGGTCTATATGAATCAGAAAACATATGAATCATTATTTGGAAAGTATGAAGGAAATGGCTATCTAGCACATTTTAAGGATGGATATGAGAAACAGACACAGTTTGTGGAAACATTCAGTAAGAAAGATCATGTTTTATCTGCTGTGAGTGTAAAAGCATTGCGTGATCAATTCTCTGATGCATTTACGTTGATCAATGCAGTGGTTTATCTGATTACGTTTATGGCTGCAGGACTTGCCTTTGTGGTATTATTCACACTATCCACAACCAATATATCTGAGCGTGAAAGAGAACTTGCGACAATTAAAGTACTAGGATTCTTTGATAAAGAAGTACATCTTTATGTTAATAAAGAAACAGTGATATTAACAGGTATTGGTATATTGTGTGGATTACCACTTGGACGAGTATTAAGTGGCATGTTAACAAGCGCATTAAAAATGCCTTCCATTCATTTCGCAGTAACTGTATATCCAGTGAGCTATTTATATGCGGCACTATTATCCTTATGTTTTGCACTGATTGTGAACTTTATGACGAATCGTACCTTGAATCAAATTGACATGGTAGAGGCGTTAAAGAGTATAGAATAG